The following nucleotide sequence is from Aminobacterium mobile DSM 12262.
TACCTGTGTAAAAAGGATGACACTCAGAACATACCCCAACTCTGATTTCAGAAGCTGTAGATCTAGTTTCAAAGGTATTTCCACAAGCGCAGGTAACCTTACATTCCTTATATTCAGGGTGAATATCTTTTTTCATCTATGTTGCACCTCCAAAAACATTTCTCTACATGAACAAATACGAACTTTACCATAGGAAATAAAGACATGCAAGCAGAGATTTAAATATGCATCACTCCAAGCCCACATCGTTCATGATGAGCCACTGCATGATAAGCAGTATCTCCCATAACTGCAACAGCAATCCATCGATCGTTACGAACTATCGCGATCTTCGCTCCCACACTGGCTTCAAGCATCCCTACAGTAATAAAGCCCTCCAGAGCTTCCACTGCTGCGTGCATAAGAGCATGCATTTCGTTTCTGGATTTTTCAACCACCCCTGCATTTAATGACGCTCCGACTAAAGCCCTTGTAACTTTTTGTGGCAAATCCCCTGCCAATCCCCCCACTTCTGTAGCAACAGATCGCCAACCATATTGTGCCAGCTCTTTCTTGAGACTGTTTTCTGATTCCGGAGTAGTAGTAGAAGCTAGTAATAAAGCCGCACGGCCAACCTGATTCTCATCGTTCAGATGTACGTGAATATTCAATTCCAAATCGATATTCTCAACAGGAGTACAAATATCCATTTCCGTAACATCCCCCCCTACCATATTTCCCCCCGCAACCCCTCCCTCTCCTGTCATTAATTCTTCCTGATTATTAAATATCTTTTTCCACAACATCCCCAACATCTCCCCTCTCAGGTACTTTTATTACTATAGCATATTTGGTACGCTCTTCGTCTAAATCTATGTTTGGCAAGAATTAATTCAGTTTTAGATATAAAAAGCAGTCAATTCTTGATACTCTTTCAGAAGAGCCGTATACTTGTAAGGAAAAATGTAAAAGGAGGTGTTATTCAAAACTTTCTTTAAAGCGTTTATCCTTATCAGATTCAAAGCGGAAGGAGCCGAAAAAACTCTTTGAGGGGGAATGTGTAAAATGACAAGAAGAACACTAATATTGGTAACTGTATTTTGTCTTTTGTTGACAGTCTTCGCTGGCGCCGCTTCAGCGAAGACCTTTGTTTCCATCGCTACTGGTGGAACAGGCGGTACTTATTATCCTTTAGGCGGTGGTATAGCGGATATTCTCACTCGGCATCTTGGTGATGTTCAGGTAACATCCGAAACAGGAAACGCATCTGTGGCTAATATTAACCTTCTTGGCACTCATCAAATTGAGATGGTCTTCGCTCAAAACGATATCGCTTATTGGGCTGCAAAGGGAATGGGCCCTTTCAAAAAAGGTGCATATGACAATATTCGAGTCGTGGCCTCTCTCTATCCCGAACATGTACACTGCATTACCCTGAAAGGCAGCGGAGTAAAAGATATTATGGACCTGAAAGGGAAAAGAGTTTCTGTTGGCGCCCCTGGCTCTGGTGTACAGGGCGACGTTTCTGCTATCCTGAATGTAGCTGATATAAAATATAGCGACATGCAAACTGATTTTCTAGATTTCAACATTACAACTCAACGATTTAAAGATGGACAGCTTGACGTAGGTTTTGTCGTTGCCGGTTATCCCACAACCTCAATAATGGATTTGGCTACCACACATGATGTAGACCTTGTAGAATTCAATGATAATTTTACAGATAAACTCGTTAAGGAATTCCCGTACTTTGTGAAAAGTGTTATTCCAGCTGGTACCTACCAGGGAATAGACAGAGATATTAAAACTCCAGCTGTTATGGCCCTTTTAGTCTGTGATGCAGACCTTCCTGAGGAATTAATCTACCGCGTTACTAAAGCTCTCTGGGATAATATTGACGAGTTACGTCCCGTACACGCAAAAGCTCAGTTGATCACCCTGGACACTGCTCTTGATGGCGTTTCTGTCCCTCTACATCCTGGCGCAGCAAAGTATTACAAAGAAGTAGGGATGAAACTGCCCACCTTTTAACTAAAAATAGCTCCAATATAAAAGAAATGGAGACTGTCTCGTTGAAGGACAGTCTCCATTTCTTCTCTTTTTATATGTATTTAAAGTGACATCATATAATCAATAATTTTACCTACCCAGACAGATGGATCTT
It contains:
- a CDS encoding TAXI family TRAP transporter solute-binding subunit yields the protein MTRRTLILVTVFCLLLTVFAGAASAKTFVSIATGGTGGTYYPLGGGIADILTRHLGDVQVTSETGNASVANINLLGTHQIEMVFAQNDIAYWAAKGMGPFKKGAYDNIRVVASLYPEHVHCITLKGSGVKDIMDLKGKRVSVGAPGSGVQGDVSAILNVADIKYSDMQTDFLDFNITTQRFKDGQLDVGFVVAGYPTTSIMDLATTHDVDLVEFNDNFTDKLVKEFPYFVKSVIPAGTYQGIDRDIKTPAVMALLVCDADLPEELIYRVTKALWDNIDELRPVHAKAQLITLDTALDGVSVPLHPGAAKYYKEVGMKLPTF
- a CDS encoding HutP family protein; this encodes MLWKKIFNNQEELMTGEGGVAGGNMVGGDVTEMDICTPVENIDLELNIHVHLNDENQVGRAALLLASTTTPESENSLKKELAQYGWRSVATEVGGLAGDLPQKVTRALVGASLNAGVVEKSRNEMHALMHAAVEALEGFITVGMLEASVGAKIAIVRNDRWIAVAVMGDTAYHAVAHHERCGLGVMHI
- the rpmE gene encoding 50S ribosomal protein L31, translating into MKKDIHPEYKECKVTCACGNTFETRSTASEIRVGVCSECHPFYTGKRGSRVASEAGRLERFRRKYEGINYGQREEGNEE